From one Anopheles bellator chromosome 1, idAnoBellAS_SP24_06.2, whole genome shotgun sequence genomic stretch:
- the LOC131215859 gene encoding cuticle protein 19-like encodes MLKIALILAMAVAVFGYGHEHHDYHSHPSYKFEYGVKDPHTGDHKSQWEHRDGDVVKGAYTLEEADGTHRVVEYSSDKHNGFQAHVKRVGHAHHPEVYGHHEGGHSYGHGHGHASSYAKLNQHH; translated from the exons ATGTTGAAG ATCGCGTTGATTCTTGCTATGGCCGTTGCTGTGTTTGGCTATGGACACGAGCATCACGATTATCATTCGCATCCGAGCTACAAATTCGAGTATGGCGTTAAGGACCCGCACACCGGAGACCACAAGAGCCAGTGGGAACATCGGGATGGGGATGTCGTCAAGGGAGCCTACACCTTGGAGGAAGCCGATGGAACCCACCGAGTAGTCGAATATTCATCGGATAAGCACAACGGATTCCAGGCTCATGTGAAACGCGTGGGTCATGCTCATCACCCGGAAGTGTACGGTCATCACGAGGGTGGACATTCTTATGGGCATGGCCACGGACATGCCAGCAGCTACGCCAAGCTAAACCAGCATCATTAA